The Anoplopoma fimbria isolate UVic2021 breed Golden Eagle Sablefish chromosome 1, Afim_UVic_2022, whole genome shotgun sequence region tgtaaacactaCAGCTCAATGTAGTTCAATCCTAGCAAATCTTACATTATAGAAGTACAGTGACGTGTTTGTTTTGGGATCATCATTAGACTCAGAAGCAGCAACACAAAAGGAATTCCAAGAGGAAGCTAAttagtgtattgtgtgtgtaatttaagtgtgcatgtgtgagtgtgggtcactgtgtgtggtgtgtgtctttgtaccTTGGGGAATTCTCATCTCAAAACAGTCTCATGCAATGTTGTTTTCCCAAGAATATTTCAGACACTGCTTCACAGACATCTTCTGATGAACTACTCTTTTCTCTAACTATCTTGGCAATGCATTAATGTTGTTTACATATGAACTGACACCTGAGTTAAGTTCTATAGATTTGGAAGaggcaaaaaatgaatgatgtgaAATGCCAGTAAGTGTACTGTAGCCTGTAAGGCAGCAACACCTTCTGATACCTCAGGTTCTTCTATGGCTGCAGTAGCTCTTTAGCGTGACCACTTTTGGGTCTCAAAAGGTTCACAATTTTCTTGATTTCACTTCTGAATTTGATGGTAAGCTAGTGTAAAGAAATCAAAATTGGTGTTACATAAGACCTTTTATAGGATTTAGCAGCAGCATTTTGGGCTACATGTAAGTGATCCAGGAAAGTCCCTATAAAGTAGGTGAAAAGGGAATTGCAATAGTCAAGACGAAAGATCAAAAGAACGTGCAATAATTATCCCCATCAAGGCTAGGGGTTTACAATAATAGAGGGTAGATTTTACAAAAGAGCAGAGGGAACAAATACTTTCAATCAAGAAGTTGCTGCTTTCTAAACAAGCAACAAAACCTCATATTTAAGAGGATTTAACCAGCAAATCTTTGACAATTTAAATTGATAAGTGACTGGTGTCATTCACTAATTACCGGCCAAATTCCATCCactcttttcattgttttttcaaagaatGAATGTTGGTGAAAAATCTCAAGGTGGCCTTGATTGCATCTAAAATTAATTTTGTGCTTTAGCCATCATCTTTAGAGATACTTGTTAGAAAACTGAATACAGGTTTTACCATTTATGAAGATTAAACTTCTGTACTACTTACAACACTAATCATGCTtctgctgctactgctacttTTTAGTGGTGTAGTGAAGACCCCCTTAACCGAGAGCAAATCATGGCCCAGTCCAGTGTTTAGAGACCGAGACAAGACAAAGACTTTGACGGGTTGAGATTCCTCTCCATTCATCTCTTGTATTTCCttatatactgtacatctgtGTATGTATAAATGTACCTTGAGAAAATtcttgataaaataatcaaaaggcaTTTCAAtggaacatttttgtttttgtcttctatGAGCAACCACAGTATAACGTTAACAAATGTATCAACAATGCACGGATAATTTAGTGATACACCTCAATTGTGGTCTTGAAATAACATCCAGAGGACTCTGTGTTTGAGGCCGAAACAACACTGAGTAAAAATGCGGCTGTTTCAGAGAACTTAAAAAAGTATTCTTGAGACTAAGACTGATCTTGAGTACTGCAACACTGCTATTTTTCATTCACTTAGACTAATCACGTGCGATGTGCTAAGAGACCTGCATTAAACACTGGGGATATTAACACTCTCGTCAGTATAAATTAAGGTACACAGTGGGGGTTTGTTCACGTGTAATTGTTTAGTCCTGTGGGACATATACTTCATCagcattattaaataaatgtttttttcaaataatccTGATGAGATGAGTGTTCCTTGCTTTGCAATGTCAAGTAAAGTATTTCCCCACTGAACAATTTAATGCTAATTATTGGCGGAAAGCAAAATATTAACACctaatgagaaaaaagaaacttatGATATACAAGTTACTATTAccattaatgttaatgtttattttttaattggtgGACATCTATCTGCTTGATGAAGTTATTTCATGGCACTTTTTATATAGAAAAGGTctagtattttttattaacagagACCCAACAGTTCCCACAATGAGCATCAGGGGGTTCATTTCCCTTTAACAGGAAGAAACCTGGAGCAGAaccaggtagagagagagagagagagagagagagagagagagagagagagaattagtgacccacagagaattaaaaaGGATGGACATGGACCTTCATCACAAGACATGCTACCCAAATTCTTTTTAAGAGCTGAATAAGCTGGCGAGTTGGCAGAACATGCTGCTGAACTGTTTGAGAAAGGTAAGTGCAAAAGGTTGAGTGCTAGAAATTGATATAGGCAACTAAAGTCTTAAAGAGTTATTCAtactatgttttattaattctattttaattatttaaatgtattagtaCAACTGGGAGACAAAGACAATGAATTATACCTCatataaataatgatacatAATTGCTATTGCTACATTgctattgtttaaatgtttattgtaaAGTGTTGACTCACTGGCCCCATATTTCCTTTTGCCTTGTGTTTAGGACATTTCTGCTGCATCATGCCAGAGGGAAATCATAGCACCGTGACTGAATTTATCCTTACTGGATTCCCTGGACTTGATCCAGAGTACCAAGGCCTTGTCTCAGCAGTATTGTTCTTAGTTTATATCTTAACTTTAACAGGCAATgttacaattctttttttatttgcaaccaACCGCAGTCTCCATAAAccaatgtattatattattctaaatCTATGTACATGTGACATCCTTTTTAGCACAACAACTTTACCTAAAATTATCAGTAAGTATTGGTTTCAAACAGGGACCATTTCATTCACTGCTTGCTTTGTCCAAATGTACTTTGTTCACTACCTTGGCTCAGTGAATTCCTTGATTCTCTTCCTAATGGCTTTAGATAGGTATGTGGCGATCTGCCATCCTCTCAAATATCCCATTGTTCTTAAAAACTCCAATATCCAAATTCTCAGTATTACAGCATGGATTATTGCCAAGGCAGCCCCTTTAATGTTAGTTATTAGGGCATACCCTCTCCCGTACTGTTCCTCAAACATTATCAACCACTGCTTCTGTGATCATATTGGTATAACAACCCTAGCATGCGTTAACAGGGCCCCTTATGCTCTTCCTGCTTTAATTTTTGCAATGTTTGTCTTACTGGGACCTCTGGCATTCATAGTGTTCTCATATAGCGCTATAATTATAGCAGTACTTAGGATTGCAAATGCACAAGGTCGCATTAAATCTCTGTCAACTTGCAGTACTCAGCTGATTATAATCTCACTCTATTATTTGCCcagatgttttgtgtatttagcCAATCATGCTGGCATAAAATTTAGTTCTGAGGTGCGAATAGTAATAATCATGGTTTATAGCCTTTTCCCTCCAATGATTAATCCAATTATATATTGCTTAAGAGCTAAAGACATGAGAGAGAGCTTGTTGAAGAAAGTCAACGGATGCATCTTTccaaaaaaagcacaagttTCAGCTATTAGCAGCTGATAAACCAATGCATTTATCAATGCTTTCTTCATATTTAGCCTTCTCTATTTGTGATGACTGGAAAGtttcataaaaacactgattggaacaaattaaaaagccaaagctgtcacaatgttaaccatgtcATTTTGGATACAGCTTAAAATGGGTTTTGCTAAAAGTCTTCTAGCCTGCAACATTATTTTTGTCTAAAAGGAGGTCAAAAGTGTTTATACAGAACGACGGAATAtatctattgttttattctgaCCTATAATTGATCTGGCAATGTCTCACACTATTTCCTGTTCATGCAGTTGCTGCCAGGCCCAAAAGATATGACaagatatgacaaaaaaaacatattgcaaTTTTGACAAACTGACAAGGGAACACAGGAAGTGAACCGGTTTAAGTGATAAGTGACTGATGAAGGAAGtgagaacaggtgagcaggtgaaTGATGAATTCTGGTGGAAAAGCCTGAGGGCATCTGGTGGACAGCAAGGGATAGGCAATTCCTGGTTTTGAGGAAGTGGGAATGTGGATAAAGAGgtggacagagaggcagaatgCCACAAccttaaacaataaaaaaaaaaaaaaaaaaaaaaagacagcaccACTAAAGGTCAACTGATCAAAGACTTTGCTTTGCTTCATCTCACCTCTGTCACCTCATACCTGAAAAAAAGTTTCTCTTGAACTTGATGCGAAACATGTGTATGGCCAGTTAACTGTTGTGATTCACCTCTATGTTCTGTGTCTCACTGAGAGGAAATCAATCATCAGTCTGTATTAATTATCCAAAaagcataaaagaaaaacaaactaaagtcGCCGGCCACTTTCTCACACTGTGAATATTTTAACAAACATCCTGCTATATGTCTCATAGAATGTGGCAACCGCAGTGCACAACATTCACCAGCCAAAAGTTTTATTCTATTGGGAGAGGTGAATAACGTAATACAACACCTACTGAGTGGCCAAATATGTTGTTACATCATTCACTAAGGAGCATTTATACTGTGCCGTAAAGACTTCAGCCTGGAGTGAGATGACTCAGGATTGGGGAACAGCTAGATCATAAAGACTACCTCTAGATAATGTCTGAAGGATGATCAATAGTTAATTACAATTTTTTACAAGAGAGCATTTCCCCcaacattttaacacttttaaatcATAATGATTAATACAAACATAACAGCAATCAAAGATTTCATAATACTTGGATTTCCAGGACTTGACCCAACATATTATGCACCTGTCTCaactcttcttttctttaccTACTTAGTTATTGTAgttggaaatatttttattctaattgtTGTTGGGGTTGAGAGGCAGCTTTATAAACCAACATATCTGATTTTCTGTCATCTGGCAATGAATGATTTGTTATTCGGGACAGTGACCTTACCAAAAATGATATCCAGATACTGGTGGGTTGACAAATTTATATCTTTTGATGCCTGCTTCACTCAGATGTACTTTGTTCATTCCTTAGGAGCAATTCATTCTCTCCTTCTGCTGATTATGGCCCTTGATCGTTTTATTGCGGTGTGTTTTCCATTGAAATATCCTGTTCTAATAACAAACAAGATTGTTTCTATGGCTTGTGGGTTTTCGTGGATTGGGACATTTCTTAGGATGTTGGCAGTTGTATTTCATGCTCTGACTTTGACTTATTGTAATTCTAACATCATTGTGCAATGCTATTGTGACCACATATCAATTACAAGCCTGGCGTGTGGTGGAGATATAGAATATGTTAAGGCTGTTGCTGTAAGTCTTGCAATGTTTAGTCTTTTGCTTCCACtttcatttgtaattttttcctatatttccatatttgtagttgttttaaaaGTAACAAACCAGGAGGGGCGATATAAAACCTTATCAACTTGTACACCACAGTTATTGATTTCTTGCCTGTATTACCTGCCaagatgttttgtttatctAGCTCATGCTACAGGATTCTCTTTTAGTTTGGATATCCGcattttattgatattgttgTACAGCCTTCTTCCCTGTGCTGTTAATCCAATCATATATTGcttcaaaacaaaagatatCAAAGACATTCTGATAAAGAGATTGAAAAATTCCATAGTCGGAATGAAGTAAAATGCAATGTGATCCAGTGTTCAAATGTGTGCATTCGATTCTAAAAATATAAGATCTGTAAAATGTTCTGTACTAAAAAGTGAATGTAAGAAAGTGACATGATCCATGTggcattaaaatgaaacaaaaaagaccATAGTGCCTTACTTTTCTTTCACAACTACtaagtgtttatttaacatttcgATGAGCCAGATTCAAATGTgcaaatcatgtttttaaagaaaagttgcTCTACCGTATTGTACTTTATAATTTTCCAACAGAACTTTAAACTGGTGCTggacattttctatttaatgaTGACCATATGACATACATAAGTAATCAAGACCAACAGCAGAGGACTGGCCTATTCCTATATCGTAATTCTTAATGCTTTTCATTGGTGCCACCAAGTCAGATTCTGCACAAATCAGAACAAAAGCTGCTCCGTTTGTTTAGGGTGAATGAGTTTAGCATAGGTTTTACATGCCACCCACATGCATAGGCTCAAATATTGACTACATGCATTGTAGTAAACTGAGTGTACAGGTAGGTTTATTCCAGTTTGTTGTTCAATGTTGGTCTCTATCAAAAGTGCTAAAATGTTACTGATCATTACATTAGTAGCTACCAATTTAGTATAATAATATGGACAGAAAACCCCAATATAATGCTACAgccttttaaaaatcaaaatgatGGGCCTGAAATTGACTCCATCCTGCCAAACTATTTTGACGCCAGACACACGTGTTAGCGTCAACCCTGCAGTGTGCTGTCACTTTAACGTTATGGAAAGATAGTTGTTCTGAGTGAACAATGAAAAAGTTGTTGCATCCTgtgttgactttttcaacatttaaccAAGGTATAGTCTTTCTTCAACCTTAACCAGTAGCTTTGAATTACATTATCATAAccataaaaaagacatgaataTTTACACTGCTGTGCAAAGGTTTTGAATCGGCTGCCACAAAAGCTTGATTATGTACAGTCAGATGGCTGAGAAGACTACTCCTTGttacaaataaattgtattGAAGGTTTGCAAAAAAGCTATGTTTTGTACATTTGGAACAGATCACTGTACAATGGTTCATCCAGACTGATAATTCAAAgggcaaaaagagagaaagatttgTCAGAGCACCGGTTCAATAGGAATGGCTGAATCACTAgtctctggtaaaaaaaaaagtcttagcatcaaaatgtgtgcagatttaaataggaATAGGCTCCTGTTTCAGTGGAAAATGCACAATGATGCCTATAAGAGGATGGAATTAACAGGCGACTTGCCTTAGAAAAGCTATGTTAAAACTTTGTTGTAGTAATAGAAGGTTAGTGTAGGAATAGCACTATTAGAATTGGATCAGGGAATTTCAGCTGAACATACTATGGACTGAGAAATTACATTTCAGACCTATTCAATCTAATCATTGCAGTAGActgcaaaaaaagaattctgttaaaaaataaaatatttcgaGCCAAGTACCGTTCAATAATGATATCAAGTCACCCTATTTAGGAACTGGATAACAAATCCAAAAGCTAAGGGTAGTTGAGGGTAAAATGGGTCCAACAGTATTCTCCCGTGTCATGCAACACTGTGGGTGTTGATTGATTACATTTAAGTTTTaacaattgtatttattatacttttgaggctaaaaatatatgtttcaaATGTAAGTAATAAGtcattgtaatttatttatctattttgttttcctttttttcccttcttaaTTCTGACTTTAGCTTCATCCAAGCTTTTATGAATTAGataattagatgttttttgttcctttgttAAACTTGTTGGAAATAGGAAACAACAAACCAACTAATGGCTGTTTGATTAACCT contains the following coding sequences:
- the LOC129094365 gene encoding olfactory receptor 2AT4-like, which gives rise to MPEGNHSTVTEFILTGFPGLDPEYQGLVSAVLFLVYILTLTGNVTILFLFATNRSLHKPMYYIILNLCTCDILFSTTTLPKIISKYWFQTGTISFTACFVQMYFVHYLGSVNSLILFLMALDRYVAICHPLKYPIVLKNSNIQILSITAWIIAKAAPLMLVIRAYPLPYCSSNIINHCFCDHIGITTLACVNRAPYALPALIFAMFVLLGPLAFIVFSYSAIIIAVLRIANAQGRIKSLSTCSTQLIIISLYYLPRCFVYLANHAGIKFSSEVRIVIIMVYSLFPPMINPIIYCLRAKDMRESLLKKVNGCIFPKKAQVSAISS